In Thiospirochaeta perfilievii, a single window of DNA contains:
- a CDS encoding DNA alkylation repair protein, translating to MLQKLKNELINKANEDRKIKMLRYFKTGKGEYGEGDIFLGISNPHIRSSIKPYITTLTIDEISELLRSKEHEFRLAALIIMVERYRRKSGDRELIVDLYINSTEYVNNWDLVDCSAHYILGPWLESREKSILYEFANSGNIWKQRIAIMSTFHFIKKNREFKDTFDIADILLTHKEDLIHKAVGWMIREVGNISIIEEEKFLKNRYNKMPRTMLRYAIEKFPRDKRTEYLKGRI from the coding sequence ATGTTACAAAAATTAAAGAATGAACTAATAAATAAGGCTAATGAAGATAGAAAAATAAAAATGCTTCGATATTTTAAAACTGGGAAGGGTGAGTATGGAGAAGGAGATATCTTTTTAGGGATTTCCAACCCCCATATTAGGAGTTCCATTAAGCCATATATTACTACTTTAACAATAGACGAGATTTCAGAACTTTTAAGGTCAAAGGAGCATGAGTTCAGGTTAGCGGCTTTAATAATTATGGTGGAAAGATATAGAAGAAAGAGTGGGGATAGGGAGTTAATAGTAGATTTATATATAAACAGTACAGAGTATGTAAACAACTGGGATTTAGTTGATTGTTCCGCCCACTATATTTTAGGTCCATGGTTAGAGAGTAGGGAAAAGAGTATTTTATATGAGTTTGCAAATAGTGGAAATATATGGAAACAACGGATTGCTATTATGTCTACTTTTCACTTTATAAAAAAGAATAGGGAGTTTAAAGATACATTTGATATTGCAGATATTCTATTAACCCATAAAGAGGATCTTATACATAAGGCTGTAGGTTGGATGATTAGGGAGGTAGGAAATATCTCAATAATTGAAGAAGAGAAGTTTCTTAAAAATAGATATAATAAGATGCCTAGAACAATGTTACGTTATGCAATAGAGAAATTCCCTAGGGATAAACGTACAGAGTATTTAAAGGGAAGAATTTAG
- a CDS encoding NAD(P)/FAD-dependent oxidoreductase produces the protein MKKTTFELKLPINYTNQGIIDSLKKQGASKFTNYKILRKSLDARKKSNIFWNIKVEIDTPHITFEQRAKSSLNLIKTDRDKHVVIVGSGPAGIFSGIVLLQAGFNVTLIEQGKKVSSRDGDIEDLLNKAIFNPTSNFAFGEGGAGTYSDGKLTSRSKHISKEKEFILSTFINNGAPEEIFSMVHPHIGSDNLKIVAKNMRNEFLSLGGNIEFNTTFITFKDSFGRVNNIETDKGVVDCDYLILATGHSSFRTYRELIRKGLIFKNKNFAIGFRAEHEQSLINNAQWGVDSIKGLKAAEYRLTSKTDSSSVFSFCMCPGGTVVPAAALDRTSVVNGMSNYNRDGKFANAAVVSSFNFSQELKREVSPLESLDLLQDLEEGYYRATGGYSVPAMRISDFINGKATANIGETSYSLGLTPYNLVDLLPKGVVDPLRLGLKDFSRKLYGYETGNILGLESKTSSPIQVERSREGLCSGFTNIYFVGEGSGWAGGIVSSGADGIKGALDIIKRES, from the coding sequence ATGAAAAAAACTACATTTGAGTTAAAATTACCAATTAACTACACAAATCAAGGGATTATTGATAGCCTTAAAAAACAAGGTGCCTCAAAATTTACAAATTATAAGATTTTACGAAAAAGCCTAGATGCCAGAAAGAAAAGTAATATATTCTGGAATATAAAGGTAGAAATAGATACGCCCCATATCACCTTTGAACAGAGGGCAAAAAGCTCATTAAACCTAATAAAAACAGATAGAGACAAACATGTAGTTATTGTAGGTTCTGGTCCAGCTGGGATTTTTTCAGGTATTGTTCTTTTACAAGCTGGTTTTAATGTTACCCTAATTGAACAGGGGAAAAAGGTCAGTAGCCGGGATGGTGATATAGAAGACCTCCTTAATAAAGCTATTTTTAACCCAACTTCAAACTTTGCATTTGGTGAGGGTGGAGCAGGTACTTACTCCGATGGTAAGTTAACATCAAGAAGTAAACATATTTCTAAGGAGAAAGAGTTCATACTCTCAACTTTTATAAATAATGGAGCTCCAGAGGAGATTTTCTCCATGGTTCACCCCCATATAGGCTCTGATAATTTAAAGATAGTTGCAAAAAATATGCGGAATGAATTTCTAAGCCTAGGTGGGAATATTGAGTTTAATACAACATTTATCACTTTTAAAGATAGCTTTGGTAGGGTTAATAACATAGAAACTGATAAGGGTGTAGTAGATTGTGACTATCTTATCCTTGCCACAGGCCACTCCTCATTTAGAACATATAGAGAGTTAATTAGAAAAGGATTAATATTTAAGAATAAGAATTTTGCAATTGGTTTTAGAGCTGAACATGAACAGAGTTTAATAAACAACGCCCAGTGGGGTGTAGACTCTATAAAGGGGTTAAAAGCTGCAGAGTATAGGTTAACATCTAAAACTGATAGTTCATCTGTCTTCTCTTTTTGTATGTGTCCAGGGGGAACAGTAGTTCCAGCAGCAGCCCTAGATAGAACATCTGTAGTAAATGGAATGAGTAATTATAATAGGGATGGGAAGTTTGCAAATGCAGCAGTAGTTTCATCCTTTAATTTTTCTCAGGAGCTTAAAAGAGAAGTTAGCCCTTTAGAATCCCTGGATCTTCTACAGGATTTAGAAGAGGGATATTACCGAGCTACAGGGGGATATAGTGTTCCAGCAATGAGAATATCCGATTTTATTAATGGAAAAGCTACAGCTAATATTGGAGAAACATCCTACAGTTTAGGCCTAACACCCTATAATTTAGTTGATCTTCTTCCTAAAGGTGTAGTTGACCCCTTAAGGTTGGGTTTAAAAGATTTTTCTAGGAAATTATATGGATATGAAACTGGAAACATTTTAGGTTTAGAGAGTAAAACATCGTCTCCTATTCAGGTTGAAAGATCTAGGGAAGGGTTATGTAGTGGTTTTACAAACATATACTTTGTTGGTGAGGGATCAGGATGGGCAGGAGGCATAGTCTCAAGTGGAGCTGATGGTATTAAAGGAGCACTAGATATTATAAAAAGGGAGTCCTAA
- a CDS encoding beta-N-acetylhexosaminidase — MNIIPRPKSYKLLGEEDNFNLEGLLFIDRLFETEKSCLVEHFNVQTTTDLEKANIKFLYNKDIKGDESYTLNIYKETITLCANNSAGLFYGIQSLKQLCCINDGRVEAPGIIITDSPRFTWRGAMVDTSRHFMSVKSLKKFLDLLAIHKINKFHWHLTDDQGWRIEIKKYPELTKIGSKRVLNTVKEYYSSDFYSQEDIKSIVKYAMERHIEVIPEIDIPGHSTAAIASIKELSCINEELNVATTWGVHNKILCAGKESVFTWLDDVIKEIAELFPGRYIHLGGDEALKDYWESCPLCQKRMEDEGLENTKELQSYFIKRVSKTINKYGKKVLGWEEVIEGGLADDITVFSWQGVEVGVEAANKGHDVIMCPNQSACYFDHKHLDDEDEPGWLGVCSVKDTWSFNPIAEGITEEAKKHILGVQGNTWTELIMYPKTLEYMVFPRLTALSETMWYGVEDRDWEEFKNRLKSFKLTLDNMGVNYYRGDLE, encoded by the coding sequence ATGAATATTATACCAAGACCAAAGAGTTACAAGTTATTAGGAGAAGAGGATAATTTTAATCTAGAAGGGTTATTATTTATCGATAGGTTATTTGAAACTGAAAAAAGTTGTTTAGTTGAACATTTTAACGTTCAAACCACTACAGATTTAGAAAAGGCCAATATTAAGTTTCTATATAATAAGGATATAAAAGGTGATGAGTCCTATACACTAAATATATATAAAGAGACAATAACACTCTGTGCTAATAACAGTGCTGGGCTATTTTATGGAATACAAAGCCTTAAACAGCTATGCTGTATTAATGATGGAAGAGTAGAGGCACCTGGCATAATAATTACAGATAGTCCAAGGTTTACTTGGCGGGGTGCAATGGTGGATACATCTCGACACTTTATGAGTGTTAAATCCTTAAAAAAGTTTTTAGATCTGTTAGCAATACATAAAATTAATAAGTTTCACTGGCACCTTACTGACGATCAAGGCTGGAGAATAGAGATAAAGAAGTACCCAGAACTAACTAAAATAGGCTCTAAAAGAGTCCTAAATACTGTAAAAGAGTATTATTCATCAGACTTCTATAGCCAAGAGGATATAAAAAGTATTGTTAAGTATGCAATGGAGAGACATATAGAGGTAATACCTGAAATTGATATTCCTGGTCACTCCACTGCCGCAATAGCTTCTATAAAAGAGTTGTCATGTATAAATGAAGAGTTAAATGTTGCAACTACATGGGGAGTACACAATAAAATACTTTGTGCAGGGAAAGAGAGTGTTTTTACCTGGTTAGATGATGTAATAAAAGAGATAGCAGAGCTTTTTCCAGGGAGATATATTCACCTAGGAGGGGATGAGGCTCTAAAAGACTACTGGGAAAGCTGCCCACTATGCCAAAAGAGAATGGAAGATGAGGGCTTAGAAAATACAAAAGAGCTACAGAGTTACTTTATTAAAAGGGTTTCTAAAACTATAAATAAGTATGGAAAAAAGGTTTTAGGTTGGGAAGAAGTTATAGAAGGTGGCCTTGCTGATGATATTACCGTTTTTTCCTGGCAAGGTGTTGAAGTTGGAGTTGAAGCTGCCAATAAGGGACACGATGTTATTATGTGTCCAAATCAATCCGCCTGTTATTTTGACCACAAACATTTAGACGATGAAGATGAACCAGGATGGCTAGGTGTTTGTAGTGTAAAAGATACATGGAGTTTTAACCCTATAGCAGAAGGTATTACAGAAGAGGCTAAGAAACACATTTTAGGAGTGCAAGGGAATACATGGACAGAGCTAATTATGTATCCTAAAACCCTAGAGTATATGGTGTTTCCAAGATTAACAGCCCTAAGTGAAACAATGTGGTATGGAGTTGAGGATAGAGACTGGGAAGAGTTTAAAAATAGATTGAAAAGTTTTAAATTAACCTTAGATAATATGGGAGTAAATTATTACAGGGGAGATTTAGAATAA
- a CDS encoding YeeE/YedE family protein, whose amino-acid sequence MKKIENIIGFVLLGVLLIVGQLWFKANFFRLVVGLGFGYALSRAFMGFAGSVNRPYRTGSTKLIRTLVIMFLATTVITTAFSYKDSSVLSLWIRPINLGMILGGLLFGFGMSFSSCCATGVLTDLVTGLPRAFITLIFFGAGVFLGNPIQKSATWITKSVVSVGDRNGIFMPDMFKWDGMNGFLGATVLTALLAGLVILVATKYETTRKNKKTYTGVESENVELLNSTMYEKLFVNPWSLKTGAMVIVAFFAILTGISGSGWGASTIHGIWFGRTLNLFGVSAESMANFSKLPAAMLTGSYLQHPVAIQNFGIILGTFIYLLTAGIFKKTFFTEFKITWKEGLLFALGGLCMGFGTRFANGCNVGALYTPIANFSLSGWLYFAFLISGGIIGNKLGQKTKKDCIN is encoded by the coding sequence ATGAAGAAAATTGAAAACATTATTGGTTTTGTTTTACTTGGAGTGTTATTAATAGTAGGGCAATTATGGTTTAAAGCTAACTTTTTTAGATTGGTAGTAGGTCTAGGATTTGGTTATGCCTTATCTAGGGCATTTATGGGATTTGCTGGTAGTGTAAATAGACCCTATCGTACAGGATCCACAAAGCTGATTAGAACATTGGTCATTATGTTTTTAGCTACAACAGTTATAACAACAGCGTTCTCTTATAAAGATTCTTCTGTTTTAAGTTTATGGATTAGACCAATAAACTTAGGTATGATATTAGGTGGACTTTTATTTGGCTTTGGTATGTCCTTCTCATCATGTTGTGCTACAGGGGTTCTAACAGATTTAGTTACAGGTCTACCAAGGGCATTTATTACATTGATATTTTTTGGAGCAGGTGTATTTTTGGGTAATCCAATTCAAAAAAGCGCAACTTGGATTACTAAAAGTGTAGTTAGTGTGGGTGATAGAAATGGTATTTTTATGCCGGATATGTTCAAATGGGATGGTATGAATGGATTTTTAGGTGCAACTGTTTTGACAGCCCTTTTAGCAGGTTTAGTAATACTTGTGGCTACAAAATATGAGACAACAAGGAAAAACAAAAAAACATATACCGGTGTTGAGTCAGAAAACGTTGAATTATTAAATAGCACAATGTACGAAAAACTTTTTGTAAACCCATGGAGCTTGAAAACTGGAGCTATGGTTATAGTTGCTTTCTTTGCAATTTTAACTGGAATAAGTGGTTCAGGTTGGGGAGCTTCAACTATTCATGGAATTTGGTTTGGTCGAACTCTAAATCTATTTGGTGTATCAGCAGAATCAATGGCAAACTTTAGTAAACTTCCTGCCGCTATGTTAACAGGGTCCTACCTACAACATCCAGTTGCAATACAGAACTTTGGAATAATACTTGGTACTTTTATATATTTACTTACAGCAGGGATATTCAAAAAAACATTTTTTACAGAGTTTAAAATTACGTGGAAGGAAGGTCTGTTATTTGCTCTTGGTGGTTTGTGTATGGGATTTGGTACTCGATTTGCTAATGGCTGTAATGTTGGTGCTCTTTATACTCCAATTGCTAATTTTTCTCTATCTGGGTGGTTATATTTTGCCTTTTTAATTTCAGGAGGTATTATTGGGAATAAGTTAGGTCAAAAAACTAAAAAGGATTGTATTAATTAG
- the topA gene encoding type I DNA topoisomerase: MATKEKKLLIVESPAKAKTIKKFLGKDFTVKASVGHIRDLKKGRGKKAFGIDVDNNYTPDYGIIKGKEKTVKELKEAAEKADVIYLAPDPDREGEAIAWHLKEALGLTDEQANRVTYSAVTKKAVLDAVANPSRIDMDRVNAQQGRRVLDRLVGFNLSPFLWTKIAKNLSAGRVQSVAVKIVVEREREIAAFIPEEFWKISADLNKDLDFNAELIKWKDEKFALGNKFAQTSDSVLEIGKILRESDFVVKDIVSKESKGKAGAPFITSTLQQAASTNLGFGTSRTMQVAQRLYEGTEIEDGVHTGLITYMRTDSTRIAPEGIEEVRKYIGEVYSDKYLPETENSWSTKKNAQDAHEAIRPTSVYNTPEKIKPFVTEEQYKLYKLIWERFVACQMKPAIYNITTISINANQGLFEAKGRVTIFDGYTILLKDSKKDDDKYQDLPKVQIGDKIDLNKLTESQHFTKPPARFNEASLVRALEKEGIGRPSTYAPIVKTIKERGYVRLEKRAFHATELGMAVNDMLQQNFTNIMELQFTADMESDLDKVEHGQKDWVKLIDEFYKPFLEAIEVATEKAEPLKGRPYLGEEKCPKCGKGLVIKYSKNGAFLGCSDYPECKGLIAMPGEGVEDEESERYKDEKCPICSSQLLLKTTRYGKKFLACSQYPDCKGSVSLDNEGNIVTLPKIDMDCNKCGKKMEVKVGRMGPFLACSGYPDCKNTIALDKNGEPVILPEVEGEVCEKCGADMVVKNSRRGPFLACSAYPKCKNAKPLKKDDETEEKEVKE; the protein is encoded by the coding sequence TTGGCAACAAAAGAGAAAAAACTACTAATTGTGGAGAGTCCCGCAAAAGCTAAGACAATAAAAAAATTCCTAGGAAAAGATTTCACAGTAAAGGCTTCTGTTGGTCATATCCGTGACCTAAAAAAAGGCCGAGGGAAAAAGGCATTTGGGATTGATGTTGATAATAACTATACCCCAGATTATGGAATTATTAAGGGAAAAGAGAAAACAGTTAAAGAGCTTAAAGAGGCAGCAGAGAAAGCAGATGTTATCTACCTTGCACCGGACCCCGATAGAGAGGGTGAGGCTATTGCGTGGCATTTAAAGGAAGCACTTGGTCTAACAGATGAACAGGCTAATAGAGTAACCTACTCAGCGGTAACTAAAAAGGCTGTTTTAGATGCTGTTGCAAACCCATCTAGAATCGATATGGATAGAGTAAATGCCCAACAGGGACGTCGAGTCTTAGACAGATTAGTAGGTTTTAACCTATCCCCATTTTTATGGACTAAAATTGCAAAGAATTTAAGTGCAGGAAGGGTACAGTCTGTAGCTGTGAAAATAGTTGTAGAGAGAGAGCGTGAGATAGCTGCATTTATTCCTGAAGAGTTTTGGAAAATATCAGCAGACCTTAATAAAGATTTAGACTTTAACGCAGAACTAATTAAATGGAAGGATGAAAAATTCGCCCTTGGTAATAAGTTTGCACAAACTTCTGATTCTGTTCTAGAGATTGGGAAGATTCTTAGAGAGAGCGACTTTGTAGTTAAAGATATTGTAAGTAAAGAGAGTAAGGGTAAAGCTGGAGCTCCATTTATTACATCTACCCTACAACAGGCCGCAAGTACAAACCTAGGTTTTGGAACTAGTAGAACAATGCAGGTTGCCCAGAGATTATACGAGGGTACAGAAATAGAGGACGGAGTTCATACAGGTCTTATAACTTATATGAGAACTGACTCTACAAGAATTGCTCCTGAGGGTATTGAAGAGGTTAGAAAGTATATCGGGGAAGTTTATTCCGATAAGTATTTACCAGAGACAGAAAATAGTTGGAGTACAAAAAAGAATGCCCAGGACGCCCATGAAGCTATAAGACCCACATCTGTATATAATACACCAGAGAAAATTAAACCCTTTGTAACAGAAGAGCAGTATAAACTTTATAAATTAATATGGGAAAGATTTGTCGCTTGTCAAATGAAACCTGCAATATATAATATTACTACAATTTCAATAAATGCCAACCAAGGTCTTTTTGAAGCTAAGGGACGTGTTACAATATTTGATGGTTATACTATACTTTTAAAAGATAGTAAAAAAGATGATGATAAGTATCAGGATCTTCCTAAAGTTCAAATTGGTGATAAGATTGATCTAAATAAATTAACCGAGAGTCAGCACTTTACTAAACCACCAGCACGGTTTAATGAAGCAAGTTTAGTTCGAGCTCTTGAAAAAGAGGGTATTGGTAGGCCATCAACCTATGCTCCAATTGTTAAGACAATAAAAGAGCGGGGTTATGTAAGGTTAGAGAAGAGAGCCTTCCATGCTACCGAGCTTGGAATGGCTGTAAACGACATGTTACAGCAAAACTTTACCAATATTATGGAGTTGCAATTTACAGCTGATATGGAGTCTGACCTAGATAAGGTTGAACATGGCCAGAAAGATTGGGTAAAACTAATTGATGAGTTTTACAAACCCTTTTTAGAAGCCATAGAAGTAGCTACTGAGAAGGCTGAACCCCTAAAGGGTAGACCGTATTTAGGTGAAGAGAAGTGCCCTAAGTGTGGTAAGGGTCTTGTTATTAAGTACTCAAAAAATGGAGCATTTTTAGGTTGTTCCGACTATCCAGAGTGTAAGGGTTTAATCGCAATGCCAGGTGAAGGGGTAGAGGATGAAGAGTCTGAAAGATATAAGGATGAGAAGTGTCCTATATGTTCTAGTCAGTTACTTCTTAAAACCACAAGGTATGGAAAAAAATTCCTAGCTTGTAGCCAGTATCCCGACTGTAAAGGTTCTGTATCCCTGGATAACGAAGGTAATATTGTTACCCTTCCAAAAATTGATATGGATTGTAATAAATGCGGAAAAAAAATGGAAGTTAAGGTTGGACGAATGGGCCCATTCTTAGCTTGTTCTGGTTATCCAGATTGTAAAAATACAATAGCTCTTGATAAGAATGGAGAACCAGTTATACTTCCTGAAGTAGAAGGTGAGGTGTGCGAGAAGTGTGGTGCAGATATGGTTGTAAAAAATAGTAGAAGAGGACCATTTCTTGCTTGTAGTGCTTATCCTAAGTGTAAAAATGCTAAGCCTTTGAAAAAAGATGATGAGACTGAAGAAAAGGAAGTTAAAGAATAA
- a CDS encoding alanine:cation symporter family protein, translated as MVKNLEDISKKDNGKLTFKKAKSALSISVSSKIGTGAIIGVLAALWKTSDNGVGGEAIVLWVLIGMIILVPLTYAEVLFSQVTKKLPRLFVEFNLGSKSSLIYIISLVILYSFGFVGFQFTGIQTVGIILSDKLLGYTLSSTQMLFFIVVPMIVVTAIIILTKSHLLFINVLGSLISIVIIFYLIMFIIFLYKTRSFIPEYISDMFNDFLDFRTMGIGLPIGLVLGFQRIIQISETALGTSALASSDRENSPRKEAFLQVVATLITLFVAVGITSYVFAYGRANIAGVELSGNGFNRIVGYIKSVETITGSYGLFVILIFFLFSGYCTVLGSFHFLNTSMKISDNKK; from the coding sequence ATGGTTAAAAATCTTGAAGATATATCTAAAAAAGATAATGGTAAGCTAACATTTAAAAAGGCAAAAAGTGCACTTTCTATATCAGTATCATCTAAAATTGGTACAGGAGCAATAATTGGTGTATTAGCAGCACTTTGGAAAACCTCGGATAATGGAGTAGGAGGGGAGGCCATTGTTCTTTGGGTCCTAATTGGTATGATAATCTTAGTCCCATTAACATATGCTGAGGTTTTATTTTCCCAGGTAACAAAAAAGCTTCCTAGATTATTTGTTGAATTTAATTTAGGTAGTAAAAGTAGTCTTATTTATATTATTTCTTTAGTAATTTTATACTCGTTTGGTTTTGTTGGGTTTCAATTTACTGGGATTCAAACTGTAGGAATAATTCTTTCAGATAAACTATTAGGTTATACTCTTAGCTCTACTCAGATGTTATTTTTTATTGTAGTACCAATGATAGTAGTAACAGCAATAATAATACTAACAAAAAGTCACCTTCTATTTATTAATGTTTTAGGATCTCTCATTTCAATTGTAATTATATTTTATCTAATTATGTTTATTATTTTTTTATATAAAACCAGGTCGTTTATTCCTGAATATATCTCAGATATGTTTAATGATTTCTTAGATTTTAGAACCATGGGGATAGGACTTCCTATAGGTTTAGTTTTAGGATTTCAGAGAATAATACAGATAAGTGAAACGGCGTTAGGGACAAGTGCTCTAGCATCATCTGATAGGGAGAATAGCCCTCGTAAAGAGGCTTTTTTACAAGTTGTGGCAACACTTATTACACTTTTTGTAGCAGTAGGAATCACATCATATGTTTTTGCTTATGGAAGAGCAAACATTGCTGGAGTAGAGTTAAGTGGTAATGGGTTTAATAGAATTGTAGGTTATATAAAAAGTGTTGAAACAATAACTGGAAGTTATGGATTGTTTGTTATACTAATATTCTTTCTTTTTTCAGGGTATTGTACAGTTTTAGGTTCTTTCCACTTTCTTAATACTTCTATGAAGATATCAGATAATAAAAAATAA
- a CDS encoding sensor domain-containing protein encodes MKFTKVDRRFIDLLLNSTSEGVFILDHHKSLVYSNKRYLEITGNISNNITGKIPTSVSSGWHDNGFYKRMWEIIDVNGFWEDEVWDTNKLDNSLYVMNQKLLKYRDGFKTKYLGIISDVTAKLQTLQELHYLERIDQSTNVANRFFGEKKLNEFIKEKRENIAVIYLDVNNFSLIPETFGHKQGDSVLKEIAFRLIDCIKSENIFSFGLDRFVLYFTYVNSEDIESRAFEIIDSFYEPFNVKGNDFFLSVNLGIALYNSDGETSEELIRNADSAMQESRKEEFNTFCFYESNMNESVVEQFQLISDLRKSIERRELKMVYQPQVDILKNKTVGAEALIRWENRDRGFVSPTRFIPIAEKKGLMTPIGEWVLRNSCNQLENWKENNLRETTMAINISGVQFNDKRLLPLIRNIFYNKVDTSLIELEITESAFVDDIDLSIKTMYGLKDMGFKLAIDDFGTGFSSLSYLKRFPIDKLKIDKSFIENILDEQGNIAIVKSILNLAQNLDLKVIAEGVETVEQRDFIKNLGCPLIQGFYYSRPLDAKEFILFHNDKINK; translated from the coding sequence GTGAAGTTTACAAAAGTAGACCGAAGATTTATAGATTTATTGTTAAACTCAACATCAGAGGGTGTCTTTATTTTAGATCACCACAAGTCATTGGTCTATTCAAATAAGCGTTACTTAGAAATAACTGGAAATATTTCAAATAATATAACCGGTAAAATTCCAACCTCTGTTTCCTCTGGCTGGCATGATAACGGTTTTTATAAAAGAATGTGGGAGATTATAGATGTTAATGGTTTTTGGGAAGATGAGGTCTGGGATACTAATAAGCTAGATAACTCTCTTTATGTTATGAACCAAAAATTATTAAAGTATAGGGATGGTTTTAAAACAAAGTATCTAGGAATTATTTCCGACGTAACCGCTAAACTTCAAACTCTGCAAGAGTTACACTATCTTGAACGGATCGATCAAAGTACTAATGTTGCCAATAGGTTTTTTGGTGAGAAAAAACTTAATGAATTTATTAAAGAGAAAAGAGAGAATATTGCAGTAATATATCTAGATGTTAATAATTTTTCTCTAATTCCTGAAACTTTTGGACATAAGCAAGGGGACTCTGTATTAAAAGAGATAGCCTTTAGACTAATTGATTGTATTAAGAGTGAAAATATATTTAGTTTTGGTCTAGATAGGTTTGTTCTCTATTTTACTTATGTTAACTCTGAAGATATAGAGAGCCGAGCCTTTGAAATTATAGACTCATTTTATGAACCATTTAACGTTAAAGGAAATGACTTTTTTCTATCTGTTAACCTAGGGATTGCTCTTTATAATTCCGACGGAGAAACATCAGAAGAGCTTATTCGAAACGCAGATTCAGCAATGCAGGAGTCGAGAAAAGAGGAGTTTAATACCTTCTGTTTTTATGAATCAAATATGAATGAATCAGTTGTTGAGCAGTTCCAATTAATTAGTGATCTTAGAAAATCCATTGAGAGAAGGGAACTTAAGATGGTTTACCAGCCCCAGGTAGATATACTTAAGAATAAAACCGTAGGAGCTGAGGCCTTAATAAGATGGGAAAACAGAGATAGAGGGTTTGTATCCCCAACTAGATTCATTCCAATAGCTGAAAAAAAGGGTTTAATGACTCCTATAGGGGAGTGGGTTCTAAGAAATAGTTGTAATCAATTGGAAAATTGGAAGGAAAATAACCTACGTGAAACAACTATGGCTATAAATATTTCAGGGGTACAGTTTAATGATAAAAGACTACTCCCATTAATTAGAAATATATTTTATAATAAGGTTGATACATCACTAATTGAACTTGAAATAACAGAGAGTGCTTTTGTTGATGATATAGATCTATCAATAAAAACTATGTATGGTTTAAAAGATATGGGTTTTAAACTAGCTATAGACGATTTTGGAACTGGATTCTCATCCCTTAGTTATTTAAAGAGGTTCCCAATTGATAAACTTAAAATAGATAAATCATTTATAGAGAACATTTTAGATGAGCAAGGGAATATTGCTATAGTTAAAAGTATCTTAAACCTAGCCCAAAACCTGGACTTGAAAGTAATTGCAGAGGGGGTTGAAACTGTGGAACAGAGGGATTTTATTAAAAATTTAGGTTGCCCTCTAATTCAAGGTTTCTACTATAGTAGACCTTTAGATGCAAAAGAGTTTATTCTTTTTCATAATGATAAGATTAATAAATAG